A DNA window from Paenibacillus sp. HWE-109 contains the following coding sequences:
- a CDS encoding inorganic phosphate transporter: protein MLTYLVIIVILALLFDFINGFHDTANAIATSISTRALSPRVAIIMAATLNFVGAMVSSKVAKTVGGSIANPAKIENGVEIVIAALLAAIIWNLLTWYLSIPSSSSHTLLGALAGAVIAGSGVHAVNWDGFTQIIIILLLSPIIAFGLGYLIMVLIKYIVIWSGNTSRSKLNRMFRTLQIISAGLLSYSHGGNDAQKAMGIIVFGLVAAGVQTDLNVPLWVKISAALAMGLGTSIGGWRIIKTVSGKIVKIEPINGFASDLTSSIVIQFSTFIGKPLSTTHVISSAIIGTGSVLRFHDVQWGTVGRMLITWIITIPISIILAFSIYFVLFRLIF from the coding sequence ATGTTAACCTATTTAGTTATTATTGTCATTCTCGCTTTGCTTTTTGACTTCATCAATGGCTTTCATGATACAGCCAATGCGATTGCAACTTCCATTTCAACACGAGCGCTTAGCCCGCGGGTAGCCATCATCATGGCCGCAACGCTTAACTTTGTTGGCGCTATGGTTTCTTCCAAAGTTGCCAAAACGGTCGGGGGCAGCATCGCGAACCCTGCCAAGATTGAGAATGGCGTAGAAATTGTCATAGCCGCCTTATTGGCAGCTATTATCTGGAATCTTTTAACATGGTACCTTTCCATTCCATCTTCCTCTTCTCATACTTTGCTTGGCGCATTAGCAGGTGCGGTAATTGCCGGTTCAGGCGTCCATGCGGTCAACTGGGATGGATTTACGCAAATTATCATCATCCTGCTTTTGTCCCCTATCATTGCTTTTGGACTTGGTTATCTCATCATGGTGCTGATCAAATACATTGTCATCTGGTCGGGAAATACATCAAGATCCAAATTAAACCGGATGTTCCGTACGCTGCAAATTATTTCCGCGGGTCTGTTATCCTACTCCCATGGTGGAAATGACGCTCAAAAGGCAATGGGAATTATCGTCTTTGGTCTGGTGGCAGCTGGCGTACAAACTGATCTCAATGTCCCTCTCTGGGTAAAAATTTCCGCTGCCTTGGCGATGGGGCTTGGTACTTCCATCGGCGGATGGCGCATCATCAAAACGGTTTCCGGTAAAATAGTTAAAATTGAACCCATCAATGGCTTTGCATCCGATTTAACTTCATCCATTGTTATTCAATTCTCGACTTTCATCGGCAAACCCCTTTCCACAACACATGTCATTTCGTCCGCGATCATTGGGACAGGCAGTGTGCTGCGTTTCCATGATGTTCAGTGGGGCACGGTTGGGCGGATGCTTATAACATGGATCATCACCATTCCGATCAGCATCATTTTGGCCTTCTCGATTTACTTCGTCTTGTTTAGACTTATTTTTTAA
- a CDS encoding redox-sensing transcriptional repressor Rex: MKTQKISEAVVRRLPIYLRYLNELSMKNVSTVSSQDLGQKLDLNPAQIRKDLAYFGEFGKKGIGYDISYLIEKIRQILKLDRHIQVALVGAGNLGRALCNYNTYLRNDMKIVALFDAMPEKAGEMINNLIVQPMSEMKSVLSQLGVRIGIITVPAAEAQNVANQFVDCGIEAILNFAPVIIKVPAEVRVHYADFTTELQSLAYYLD; encoded by the coding sequence ATGAAAACACAGAAAATATCAGAGGCTGTCGTACGCAGGTTGCCCATTTATTTACGGTATTTGAATGAGCTTTCGATGAAAAATGTGTCGACGGTATCCTCGCAGGATTTGGGCCAAAAGCTGGATCTGAATCCTGCTCAAATTCGCAAAGATCTGGCTTATTTTGGAGAGTTCGGGAAAAAAGGCATCGGCTACGACATCTCTTATTTGATCGAGAAGATTAGACAAATTCTTAAGCTTGACCGGCATATTCAAGTAGCTCTTGTCGGGGCGGGTAATCTGGGCCGTGCGTTGTGCAATTATAATACTTATCTGCGTAATGATATGAAAATAGTCGCTTTGTTCGATGCCATGCCTGAAAAAGCGGGGGAGATGATCAATAATTTGATCGTCCAGCCGATGTCCGAGATGAAGAGTGTTTTATCGCAGTTGGGCGTGCGTATTGGGATTATTACTGTACCGGCAGCCGAGGCTCAAAATGTAGCCAATCAATTCGTTGACTGCGGCATTGAAGCGATCCTGAATTTTGCACCTGTGATCATCAAGGTGCCCGCGGAAGTGCGCGTGCATTACGCGGATTTCACGACGGAGCTGCAAAGCCTGGCGTATTATTTGGATTAG
- the dinG gene encoding ATP-dependent DNA helicase DinG translates to MKFAVLDFETTGSQPADEIIQVGLVIIDQFQITDRYTSLVNPGISIPSSITTLTGITEDMVADAPTLDQVMSDMFPLLFDCVLVAHHAAFDVSFLQKGLTKTGYPPFSGRVLDTIDMLRMLFPSISSLQLSMVAGLFGLDHERPHQADSDAEVTAAIWVMCLERLIGLPLLTIQRLQHIFENGNSDLGWFLDEICLYKESITSVDMDTNRYFRQFTLNVSDWGEEEDIRTPSDEAGLGASFKEFHQGLKTALQEKFEIFEDRESQEQMIHEVEKSLENDQHLMIEAGTGTGKSLGYLIPAIYYGIKYEKKVVVSTHTINLQEQLRERDIPLLKAIFPVPFKAAVLKGRSHYLCLRKFETKLTTRDYENGKEDPITAAQMVVWLSETEHGDDEELHFGNKGAQFWHTVASDTDSCLNRMCPWYKKCFYHRARNDANTADVIITNHSLLFTDMKAENRLLPSYKHLVIDEAHHFEEVASKHLGIELHSSAFYHSLLWLYKDNRSGQLPMLRFRLQKSDEHAERAAVWSQTIDGLFPKIIKIKEDWDRLSESLYELLAANSDPSQTENSQYVLRMKPETLPDNWRELVIMEDNIYLNANDLLRTLDKLLSEVKEMQDVLGVQGLVTDLNGTVKELYEHRDALHFFMKMADEGYVYWMEAGTYAKAKSLQLNSVPIDVSGLLQQHFFETKDSIILTSATLSVNKSFQYSADQLGLAIPEDEERGKLKTVQLPSPFNYREQALVVIPRDFPTIKGAGDPAFINALIQSLSDVAQVTKGRMLILCTSNRMLKQIYAGMKDLLKPYGITVLGQGIDSSNRSKLTRMFQDNAMCVLLGTSSFWEGVDIPGDALSCLAIIRLPFQPPNNPLVEAKCENIKKRNENPFMKFSVPQAVIRFKQGFGRLVRRASDKGIVIIYDTRVIDTYYGKHFLYSLPGPKIEHMTTEQMLPRIEQWMGMGDA, encoded by the coding sequence ATGAAATTTGCAGTTTTGGATTTTGAAACGACAGGAAGTCAGCCCGCGGATGAGATTATCCAGGTTGGATTAGTCATTATAGATCAATTTCAAATCACAGACAGGTATACTTCTCTGGTCAATCCAGGGATTAGTATACCTTCTTCCATTACAACCCTTACTGGCATTACGGAAGATATGGTAGCAGATGCCCCAACGCTTGATCAAGTCATGTCAGATATGTTTCCGCTTCTATTTGATTGCGTGCTGGTAGCCCATCATGCGGCTTTCGACGTGTCCTTTTTGCAAAAAGGTTTGACAAAGACGGGGTATCCGCCTTTCTCAGGACGCGTTTTGGATACGATCGATATGCTGCGTATGCTGTTTCCTTCGATTTCGAGCCTTCAACTTAGCATGGTGGCTGGTTTGTTCGGGCTTGATCATGAGAGACCCCACCAAGCGGATAGCGATGCAGAAGTGACAGCAGCCATCTGGGTCATGTGTTTGGAACGATTAATTGGATTGCCGCTTCTGACGATCCAACGCTTGCAGCATATTTTTGAAAACGGGAACAGTGATTTAGGCTGGTTCTTGGATGAAATCTGCTTATACAAAGAGTCCATCACAAGTGTAGATATGGATACGAATCGTTACTTCCGGCAATTCACGCTGAATGTTTCTGATTGGGGTGAGGAAGAAGATATTCGCACGCCATCCGATGAGGCTGGTTTGGGGGCTTCATTCAAGGAGTTCCATCAAGGACTCAAAACTGCGCTGCAAGAGAAGTTCGAGATCTTTGAAGATCGCGAATCTCAAGAGCAGATGATCCATGAAGTGGAGAAGTCGCTTGAGAACGATCAGCACTTGATGATAGAGGCAGGCACAGGTACGGGCAAATCGTTGGGATACTTGATCCCGGCCATTTATTATGGCATTAAGTATGAGAAGAAAGTGGTCGTATCGACGCACACGATCAATTTGCAGGAACAGCTGCGGGAGCGGGATATTCCGCTATTGAAGGCGATCTTTCCAGTGCCCTTCAAAGCCGCGGTGCTCAAAGGCAGAAGCCATTACCTCTGCCTGCGCAAATTCGAAACGAAATTGACGACGCGTGATTATGAGAATGGCAAGGAAGATCCGATAACGGCCGCGCAAATGGTTGTTTGGCTTAGTGAGACCGAACATGGCGACGATGAGGAACTGCATTTTGGAAATAAGGGGGCGCAGTTCTGGCATACGGTTGCCAGTGATACTGACTCCTGTTTGAACCGGATGTGTCCGTGGTATAAGAAATGCTTCTATCATCGCGCACGAAATGACGCCAATACGGCCGATGTGATCATCACCAACCATTCCCTCCTCTTCACGGATATGAAGGCTGAGAACCGCCTTCTACCGTCTTACAAGCACCTTGTCATTGATGAGGCGCATCATTTTGAAGAAGTTGCGAGCAAACACCTGGGTATTGAGCTTCATTCCTCGGCCTTCTACCATTCCTTATTATGGCTGTACAAAGATAATCGCAGTGGTCAATTGCCGATGCTCCGGTTTCGGTTGCAGAAGTCTGATGAGCATGCAGAACGCGCAGCAGTCTGGAGTCAAACGATAGACGGTCTCTTTCCTAAAATTATCAAAATCAAAGAGGATTGGGATCGACTGAGCGAATCGCTATATGAACTATTGGCTGCGAACAGCGACCCCTCCCAAACGGAAAATTCGCAGTATGTTCTGCGGATGAAGCCAGAGACGCTGCCGGACAATTGGCGAGAGCTAGTGATTATGGAAGACAATATTTATCTGAATGCCAACGATTTGCTGCGGACACTCGATAAATTGCTAAGTGAAGTCAAAGAGATGCAGGATGTGCTTGGCGTTCAAGGACTTGTGACTGACCTGAACGGTACGGTTAAGGAACTGTATGAACACCGCGACGCGCTGCACTTCTTCATGAAAATGGCTGACGAAGGCTATGTCTATTGGATGGAAGCCGGCACCTATGCCAAAGCCAAGTCACTGCAGTTGAACTCCGTACCTATTGATGTAAGCGGACTGCTGCAGCAGCATTTTTTTGAAACGAAAGATAGTATTATCCTAACCTCAGCGACTTTATCCGTGAATAAGTCCTTTCAGTACTCCGCTGATCAATTAGGCTTGGCGATTCCGGAAGATGAAGAGAGAGGCAAGCTCAAAACGGTGCAGTTGCCTTCGCCCTTCAATTACCGTGAACAAGCGCTTGTTGTAATTCCGCGTGATTTTCCAACGATCAAAGGTGCGGGAGATCCGGCCTTCATCAATGCCCTTATCCAATCACTTAGTGATGTAGCGCAAGTTACGAAGGGACGCATGTTAATCCTGTGTACCTCGAATCGGATGCTGAAGCAAATCTATGCAGGTATGAAGGACTTGCTCAAGCCATACGGCATCACCGTGCTGGGACAGGGCATTGACAGCAGCAACCGCAGCAAGTTGACCCGAATGTTCCAAGATAATGCTATGTGCGTTCTACTGGGCACCAGTTCGTTCTGGGAGGGTGTCGATATTCCCGGAGACGCGCTCAGCTGCTTGGCTATTATCCGACTGCCGTTCCAACCGCCCAACAACCCGTTGGTCGAAGCAAAATGCGAGAACATCAAGAAGCGGAATGAAAATCCGTTTATGAAATTCTCGGTGCCGCAGGCTGTCATTCGTTTCAAGCAAGGGTTTGGTCGGCTTGTCAGAAGGGCTTCCGATAAAGGAATCGTTATTATCTACGATACCCGCGTCATCGATACTTACTATGGCAAACACTTCCTCTACTCACTGCCTGGGCCTAAGATAGAGCATATGACGACGGAACAAATGTTACCAAGGATTGAGCAGTGGATGGGGATGGGGGATGCCTAA
- a CDS encoding tetratricopeptide repeat protein: MFKHLFSTMNEVLEEIQKEYPNSDVEKKAELDEQLQVLKTMSDEFIEAWLLFEEKLGKFYGDVPISTQTLHKELMDLDLSGKQTDEFVRGQGYYKLYMYDQANKEFAALIEKQPDFLLARVYLAMGHLRKGEFGEAYQHFKFLLPLTDNSKMKAISYNAMGCIQVQNQNMEKAFEYFQKAYHTDPSCMEPLINLDES; the protein is encoded by the coding sequence ATGTTTAAGCATTTATTTTCCACAATGAACGAGGTTTTGGAAGAAATCCAAAAAGAATATCCGAATAGTGATGTGGAAAAAAAGGCGGAGCTCGACGAACAACTGCAGGTGTTGAAAACGATGAGCGACGAGTTCATCGAGGCGTGGCTGCTTTTTGAGGAGAAGCTGGGAAAGTTTTATGGGGACGTACCGATCAGCACCCAAACCCTTCATAAAGAACTGATGGATCTTGATTTGTCCGGGAAGCAGACGGATGAATTCGTGCGGGGGCAGGGCTATTACAAGCTCTATATGTACGATCAGGCGAATAAAGAGTTCGCAGCATTGATTGAGAAGCAGCCTGATTTCTTGTTGGCCAGAGTGTATTTAGCGATGGGACATTTGCGGAAAGGGGAGTTTGGAGAAGCGTATCAACACTTCAAATTCCTGCTTCCCTTAACCGATAATTCCAAAATGAAGGCCATCTCCTATAATGCCATGGGCTGTATACAAGTTCAGAATCAGAATATGGAGAAAGCCTTTGAGTATTTCCAGAAAGCGTATCACACCGATCCTTCATGTATGGAGCCGCTGATCAATCTGGACGAATCTTAA
- the panD gene encoding aspartate 1-decarboxylase, producing MFRTMMKAKIHRATVTEANLDYIGSITIDEDLIDLVDMLPNEKVQIVNNNNGARLETYIIPGPRGSGVICLNGAAARLVQTGDTVIIVSYAMMSDEEAKKHHPTIAIMGANNKVVQLLKEEEHSTIL from the coding sequence ATGTTTCGCACAATGATGAAAGCCAAAATTCACCGCGCAACCGTTACAGAAGCCAATTTGGACTATATCGGAAGCATCACGATTGATGAAGATTTGATTGATTTGGTTGACATGCTGCCCAACGAGAAAGTGCAGATCGTCAATAACAACAACGGCGCACGCCTGGAAACCTACATTATTCCGGGGCCGCGCGGCTCTGGCGTTATTTGTCTGAACGGAGCAGCAGCACGGTTGGTACAGACTGGAGACACCGTTATTATCGTCTCGTACGCGATGATGAGCGATGAAGAGGCTAAGAAGCATCACCCGACAATTGCGATCATGGGCGCTAATAATAAAGTGGTTCAACTGCTGAAAGAGGAAGAGCACTCCACGATCCTTTAA
- the panC gene encoding pantoate--beta-alanine ligase yields MQVVHSIAELRSRIKDFRRTTDQTVGFVPTMGYLHEGHVSLLRKARAQSGLVVLSIFVNPLQFGPGEDFERYPRNTEKDLQLAEAAGADLVFMPSVAEMYPSPTRTTVNVSGLTARLCGASRPGHFDGVATVVSKLFHIVQPDQAFFGLKDAQQIAVIQQMVLDLNLAVEIVPCPTLREVDGLAMSSRNVYLSEDERKQALVLSQALEKAREYSLAHASFTSEELERLVRSHISTASLADIDYVEALAYPTLEPFDNSYHTPSIIIALAVKFGKTRLIDNLILQVRK; encoded by the coding sequence ATGCAAGTTGTTCATTCCATCGCCGAGCTGCGTTCGCGGATTAAGGATTTCCGGCGTACAACCGATCAAACCGTGGGTTTCGTGCCGACGATGGGGTATTTGCATGAAGGGCACGTAAGCTTATTGCGCAAGGCACGGGCACAAAGCGGACTGGTTGTCTTGAGCATTTTTGTCAACCCGCTGCAGTTCGGGCCGGGCGAGGACTTCGAACGGTATCCGCGCAATACGGAGAAGGACCTCCAGTTGGCTGAAGCGGCTGGCGCTGATCTGGTCTTTATGCCTTCCGTTGCTGAAATGTATCCGTCTCCGACGCGCACAACAGTGAATGTATCCGGACTAACAGCCAGACTATGCGGAGCATCGCGTCCAGGACACTTTGACGGCGTAGCCACTGTAGTCAGCAAGCTGTTTCATATTGTACAGCCGGATCAAGCTTTTTTTGGTCTTAAAGATGCCCAGCAGATCGCAGTGATTCAGCAAATGGTGCTGGACCTCAACCTGGCTGTAGAAATCGTTCCTTGCCCGACGCTGCGGGAAGTGGATGGGCTTGCCATGAGTTCCCGAAACGTGTATCTTTCTGAAGATGAGCGCAAGCAAGCTTTGGTGCTGTCGCAAGCTTTGGAGAAAGCCCGGGAGTATAGTCTTGCCCACGCCAGCTTTACATCCGAAGAGCTTGAAAGGCTTGTCAGGAGCCATATTTCAACCGCTTCATTAGCTGATATTGATTATGTCGAGGCGCTTGCTTATCCGACCTTGGAACCTTTTGACAACAGCTATCATACCCCTTCTATCATTATTGCTTTAGCTGTTAAGTTCGGCAAAACCCGGCTAATTGATAATCTCATTTTACAAGTAAGGAAGTGA
- the panB gene encoding 3-methyl-2-oxobutanoate hydroxymethyltransferase — MEQRKPLTTTKMRKMKQDGVPITMITAYDYPSGRLAEEAGIDVILVGDSLGNVVIGFDSTLPVTLDDMVYHTRATVRGASRTFVVADMPFLTYHGSLDATLKGVARLMQEGGAKAVKLEGGAEIAATVKAITQAGVPVVGHLGLTPQSVHQLGGFRVQGRSSEQAEKLLSDAKAIEEAGAFAIVLELVTDELAQWISKQLTIPTIGIGSGVHCDGQVLVYHDLLQYGSDSAPRKFVKAYANIGETIRDGIAEYVKEVKTRAFPSPENTFHMDNDVVQYLYGDKED, encoded by the coding sequence ATGGAACAACGCAAGCCGCTAACTACAACGAAGATGAGAAAAATGAAGCAGGACGGCGTGCCGATCACGATGATCACAGCCTATGATTACCCTTCAGGCCGACTGGCGGAAGAGGCAGGCATTGATGTGATTCTTGTTGGTGATTCACTGGGCAATGTCGTGATCGGGTTCGACTCCACACTGCCGGTGACACTGGATGATATGGTGTACCATACGCGGGCGACGGTGCGGGGAGCATCTCGCACTTTTGTCGTAGCGGATATGCCGTTCCTTACGTACCATGGCAGTTTGGATGCGACGTTAAAAGGCGTTGCCCGCTTAATGCAAGAGGGTGGAGCGAAGGCGGTTAAGCTGGAAGGCGGAGCGGAAATCGCCGCGACGGTCAAAGCGATTACACAAGCTGGCGTTCCTGTCGTTGGACACTTGGGCTTAACGCCTCAGTCGGTTCATCAACTAGGCGGTTTCCGTGTACAGGGGAGAAGCTCGGAGCAAGCGGAGAAGCTGCTGAGCGATGCCAAAGCGATAGAGGAAGCGGGCGCATTCGCTATCGTGCTGGAGTTGGTTACCGATGAGTTGGCGCAATGGATATCCAAGCAGCTGACGATCCCGACAATTGGGATTGGATCAGGGGTACACTGCGATGGACAAGTGCTCGTCTATCATGACCTCTTGCAGTATGGTTCTGACAGTGCTCCCAGAAAGTTCGTCAAAGCTTATGCGAATATCGGGGAAACTATTCGAGATGGTATTGCCGAATATGTGAAAGAAGTGAAAACACGCGCTTTCCCAAGTCCCGAGAATACATTCCACATGGACAATGATGTCGTGCAATATTTGTACGGCGACAAGGAGGATTGA
- a CDS encoding biotin--[acetyl-CoA-carboxylase] ligase has protein sequence MNERILELFQETPEAYVSGEEISRRLNVSRTAIWKHIEELRAAGYEFEAAPRKGYRLVSKPDRWQVSKLLAGLKTKVLGQKVHVYGAVDSTQTIAHALVASGAQEGTIVLAEEQTAGRGRMGRAWHSPSGKGIWMSIVLTPRVPVYFMPQLTLLSAVALCRSIQKVCQVEIGIKWPNDLLIKGKKVSGILLESSGEDERLKYVIAGIGISVNLTTEDYPEALRNIATSLAIESGQVISRELLVQTFLLEFEELYALYMDKGFAPIRLLWEALSVTLKRPIRTSSPSGFIEGIADSLDDSGALTVITSSGEKVRIYSGDIELK, from the coding sequence ATGAATGAACGTATTTTGGAATTGTTCCAAGAAACGCCGGAGGCGTATGTGTCTGGCGAAGAAATCAGCCGCAGGCTGAACGTTAGCCGCACGGCGATATGGAAGCATATCGAAGAGCTGCGGGCAGCCGGATACGAATTTGAAGCCGCGCCGCGCAAAGGTTATCGACTGGTGAGCAAACCGGACCGTTGGCAAGTGAGTAAGCTGCTTGCCGGGTTGAAAACCAAAGTGCTAGGACAAAAAGTTCATGTATATGGCGCCGTAGACTCCACCCAAACAATTGCCCATGCGCTGGTTGCTTCAGGGGCTCAGGAAGGCACGATTGTGCTGGCGGAGGAACAGACAGCCGGGAGAGGCCGAATGGGCCGTGCGTGGCATTCTCCGTCGGGTAAAGGCATTTGGATGAGCATTGTGCTTACGCCGCGTGTCCCTGTTTATTTTATGCCGCAATTAACGCTGCTCAGCGCCGTCGCCTTGTGCCGCTCCATCCAGAAAGTATGCCAAGTTGAGATTGGCATCAAATGGCCGAATGATCTCCTCATCAAGGGCAAGAAGGTTAGCGGGATTTTGCTTGAAAGCAGCGGTGAAGATGAACGTCTCAAATATGTCATTGCCGGGATCGGCATCAGCGTCAATTTGACCACGGAAGATTATCCGGAGGCATTGCGAAACATTGCCACCTCACTGGCGATTGAATCCGGCCAGGTGATTTCAAGAGAACTTCTGGTCCAAACATTCCTGCTGGAATTTGAAGAGCTATATGCGCTCTATATGGACAAAGGGTTCGCGCCTATACGGCTGCTCTGGGAAGCGCTCAGTGTGACACTGAAGCGGCCTATTCGCACCTCCTCGCCTTCCGGTTTCATCGAAGGTATTGCTGACTCGTTGGACGACTCAGGTGCTCTAACGGTCATTACATCCTCTGGAGAGAAGGTTAGAATTTACTCTGGGGATATCGAACTAAAATAA
- a CDS encoding CCA tRNA nucleotidyltransferase yields MDNKDRLDHGAALLVQKLVEAGYEAYLVGGCVRDTVLKRPIKDIDIATSALPEQVMAIFSRTVPTGLQHGTVTVVLSEGTYEVTTFRKEAEYEGFRRPSSVTYISDLNEDLKRRDFTMNAMAMDGQGEILDPFGGQEDLARGVLRCVGAAQERFGEDALRMLRCIRFASAYDLQVEESTWLALLEQAPLMRHIALERVRSEFARMIEGPAPARAIRLLLASRLTAHFKKQLPLPFERWLAWDDALDAVSALAGQHDRWAMLLMLLEVPADTVRTALQELTFSRADGDAVVAILALRETVAVGVANPDPAPLERVWKLGAVRRGEAAARALLRLLRVLPHTAEKRGELARFLQTAAPELVRCGEDWLSEVPCFSLKQLAISGKDLAEELGLQPGPWMGVLLQQLLERTALGDLPNERDALLQAARAAT; encoded by the coding sequence GTGGATAACAAAGATAGATTGGATCACGGGGCTGCGCTGCTAGTCCAGAAGCTTGTCGAAGCCGGTTACGAGGCGTATTTGGTTGGCGGTTGTGTGCGTGATACGGTCCTTAAGCGACCGATCAAAGACATTGACATCGCAACCTCAGCGCTCCCTGAACAGGTGATGGCAATCTTCTCCCGTACGGTGCCAACTGGGTTACAGCATGGTACGGTTACGGTTGTTTTGAGCGAGGGAACCTATGAAGTGACAACATTCCGGAAGGAAGCGGAATATGAAGGGTTTCGCCGACCTTCTTCCGTAACGTATATCTCGGATTTGAACGAGGATTTGAAACGGCGCGATTTCACGATGAACGCGATGGCGATGGATGGTCAGGGCGAGATTCTCGATCCATTCGGAGGGCAAGAAGATTTGGCCCGCGGGGTGCTGCGCTGCGTAGGCGCAGCCCAGGAGCGATTCGGCGAAGACGCGCTGCGGATGCTGCGCTGCATTCGCTTTGCTTCGGCTTATGATTTGCAGGTCGAGGAAAGCACTTGGTTGGCGCTGTTGGAGCAAGCTCCGCTTATGCGCCACATCGCTTTGGAGCGCGTGCGCAGCGAGTTCGCGCGCATGATCGAAGGTCCTGCGCCGGCGCGGGCCATCCGGTTGCTGCTGGCGAGCCGCCTTACGGCGCACTTCAAAAAGCAGCTTCCGCTGCCTTTTGAGCGCTGGCTCGCCTGGGATGACGCGCTGGACGCTGTCAGCGCGCTAGCAGGGCAGCATGACCGCTGGGCCATGCTGCTGATGCTGCTGGAGGTGCCGGCGGACACCGTCCGCACGGCGCTCCAGGAGCTGACCTTCTCCCGCGCCGACGGCGACGCGGTCGTGGCGATTCTCGCTCTGCGCGAGACGGTGGCCGTCGGCGTGGCAAACCCAGACCCTGCTCCGCTGGAGCGGGTCTGGAAGCTTGGCGCGGTGCGCCGCGGCGAAGCCGCAGCCCGCGCCCTGCTGCGGCTGCTGCGCGTGCTGCCGCATACTGCCGAGAAGCGCGGCGAGCTCGCGCGCTTCCTGCAAACCGCAGCGCCCGAACTGGTGCGCTGCGGAGAGGATTGGCTGAGCGAGGTTCCCTGCTTCAGCCTCAAACAGCTCGCCATATCCGGCAAGGATCTGGCGGAAGAGCTTGGGCTGCAGCCTGGCCCCTGGATGGGGGTCCTGCTGCAGCAGTTGCTCGAACGAACCGCGCTCGGTGATCTTCCGAACGAGCGAGATGCGCTATTGCAAGCCGCGCGTGCTGCGACATAG